The following are encoded together in the Phaseolus vulgaris cultivar G19833 chromosome 9, P. vulgaris v2.0, whole genome shotgun sequence genome:
- the LOC137821940 gene encoding protein CHUP1, chloroplastic-like isoform X4: MPKNLLTGEFKDLELLIGGEKMHNLTVKEIVQNLVSNYKWREEKLERKLLELNGLREEQSAIAQMQKQLEEKTEKVEFLEKTIASFESDSQIIRKKIRDDQMSKKQLDIAKKMINEMQRKKGDASPMREQILMLQQQVTEFQKFHSSGGNSSTNNKLKDVQHVEVEVLELKRRNKELELEKREAKVKLATTQARIRTEEEIGSRIEEEIAGLGHVHEELSELVETLQRNRFDMVQEVVYQRWLHTLLRCEIQDNQRQSRRASRRDCNMSSSKELCEEKHASTSDISDLELESVSSSATLEESDEIETTTFASSSSSQSSNSSMKMQGWRKTKDWCNKISSKGRNLGSSPGLIRRLSFSMSNIGSYVSKPGNSGNTPVINLPQNVNTNTTSKLLESPIIPKKKRVSFSDSVKLSTHPHIPELVENAIDDKEKISGKIMELTSNVLNSTNIDSIEESEGARNIIVHSDEVYSRNEPISSMHVRVKITMVYLVAFLFFSLILLACVWIK, encoded by the exons ATGCCAAAAAATCTGCTAACAGGAGAATTTAAGGACTTGGAGCTGCTAATAGGTGGTGAGAAAATGCACAATCTTACAGTGAAGGAGATAGTGCAGAATTTGGTATCAAATTACAAGTGGAGAGAAGAAAAGCTTGAAAGGAAGCTTCTTGAATTGAATGGTCTAAGGGAAGAGCAATCTGCCATTGCTCAAATGCAAAAACAATTAGAGGAAAAGACAGAAAAAGTGGAGTTTCTTGAGAAGACCATTGCTTCCTTTGAGTCAGATAGTCAAATTATTCGGAAAAAAATAAGAGATGATCAGATGTCAAAAAAGCAGCTAGATATTgcaaagaaaatgataaatgagatgcaaaggaaaaagggtgatGCAAGTCCTATGAGGGAGCAGATATTGATGCTCCAACAGCAAGTGACCGAATTTCAGAAGTTTCATAGTTCAGGTGGAAATTCTTCTACAAATAACAAACTTAAAGATGTTCAACACGTTGAGGTGGAAGTTTTGGAACTGAAGAGGAGAAACAAAGAGCTTGAATTGGAAAAGAGGGAGGCGAAAGTTAAGTTGGCTACTACCCAAGCAAGAATCAGAACAGAG GAGGAAATAGGGTCCAGAATAGAAGAAGAAATTGCTGGTTTAGGACATGTGCATGAAGAACTCTCAGAGCTAGTTGAAACATTGCAGAGAAACAGATTTGACATGGTCCAGGAAGTTGTGTACCAGCGGTGGCTTCACACATTGTTGAGGTGTGAAATCCAGGATAATCAAAGACAAAGTAGAAGGGCCTCAAGAAGAGATTGcaacatgagttcaagcaaaGAACTTTGTGAGGAAAAACATGCATCAACATCTGATATAAGTGACCTTGAGCTTGAAAGCGTCTCCTCCAGTGCCACATTAGAAGAGAGTGATGAAATTGAAACTACCACCTTTGCAAGCTCTTCTAGTAGCCAAAGTAGTAACAGTAGTATGAAAATGCAGGGATggagaaaaacaaaagattgGTGTAACAAAATTTCTTCAAAAGGTAGAAATCTTGGGAGCAGCCCTGGCCTAATACGTAGGTTATCCTTTTCCATGTCAAATATTGGATCATACGTATCCAAGCCAGGGAACAGTGGCAATACCCCAGTGATCAACCTACCCCAAAATGTCAATACTAATACAACATCCAAATTATTGGAGAGTCCAATAATaccaaagaagaaaagagtCTCTTTCAGCGATTCAGTTAAACTATCTACCCATCCACACATTCCAGAGCTTGTTGAGAATGCAATAGATGACAAAGAAAAAATATCTGGGAAGATCATGGAGCTGACTTCAAACGTGTTGAACTCCACCAACATTGATTCCATTGAAGAGAGTGAAGGTGCCAGGAATATAATTGTTCATTCAGATGAAGTGTATTCAAGGAATGAACCCATTTCTAGCATGCATGTCAGGGTCAAAATCACAATGGTGTATCTGGTggcatttttattcttttcactGATTCTGCTAGCGTGTGTCTGGATCAAATAA
- the LOC137821940 gene encoding protein CHUP1, chloroplastic-like isoform X1, which translates to MIIRVSFMIVASSVAAIRILRTKTSSSSARRKCTLNCSGSDGSSQQEFEEWENSTVKVNKVIQVNEEKEIHFDMPKNLLTGEFKDLELLIGGEKMHNLTVKEIVQNLVSNYKWREEKLERKLLELNGLREEQSAIAQMQKQLEEKTEKVEFLEKTIASFESDSQIIRKKIRDDQMSKKQLDIAKKMINEMQRKKGDASPMREQILMLQQQVTEFQKFHSSGGNSSTNNKLKDVQHVEVEVLELKRRNKELELEKREAKVKLATTQARIRTEEEIGSRIEEEIAGLGHVHEELSELVETLQRNRFDMVQEVVYQRWLHTLLRCEIQDNQRQSRRASRRDCNMSSSKELCEEKHASTSDISDLELESVSSSATLEESDEIETTTFASSSSSQSSNSSMKMQGWRKTKDWCNKISSKGRNLGSSPGLIRRLSFSMSNIGSYVSKPGNSGNTPVINLPQNVNTNTTSKLLESPIIPKKKRVSFSDSVKLSTHPHIPELVENAIDDKEKISGKIMELTSNVLNSTNIDSIEESEGARNIIVHSDEVYSRNEPISSMHVRVKITMVYLVAFLFFSLILLACVWIK; encoded by the exons ATGATAATCAGAGTGAGCTTCATGATCGTAGCTTCTTCAGTTGCTGCAATAAGGATTTTGCGCACAAAAACCAGCTCTTCTTCTGCAAGGAGAAAGTGTACATTAAACTGTTCAG GAAGTGACGGGTCCTCACAACAAGAGTTTGAAGAGTGGGAAAATAGCACTGTTAAGGTTAATAAAGTCATACAGGTG AATGAAGAGAAGGAGATTCACTTTGACATGCCAAAAAATCTGCTAACAGGAGAATTTAAGGACTTGGAGCTGCTAATAGGTGGTGAGAAAATGCACAATCTTACAGTGAAGGAGATAGTGCAGAATTTGGTATCAAATTACAAGTGGAGAGAAGAAAAGCTTGAAAGGAAGCTTCTTGAATTGAATGGTCTAAGGGAAGAGCAATCTGCCATTGCTCAAATGCAAAAACAATTAGAGGAAAAGACAGAAAAAGTGGAGTTTCTTGAGAAGACCATTGCTTCCTTTGAGTCAGATAGTCAAATTATTCGGAAAAAAATAAGAGATGATCAGATGTCAAAAAAGCAGCTAGATATTgcaaagaaaatgataaatgagatgcaaaggaaaaagggtgatGCAAGTCCTATGAGGGAGCAGATATTGATGCTCCAACAGCAAGTGACCGAATTTCAGAAGTTTCATAGTTCAGGTGGAAATTCTTCTACAAATAACAAACTTAAAGATGTTCAACACGTTGAGGTGGAAGTTTTGGAACTGAAGAGGAGAAACAAAGAGCTTGAATTGGAAAAGAGGGAGGCGAAAGTTAAGTTGGCTACTACCCAAGCAAGAATCAGAACAGAG GAGGAAATAGGGTCCAGAATAGAAGAAGAAATTGCTGGTTTAGGACATGTGCATGAAGAACTCTCAGAGCTAGTTGAAACATTGCAGAGAAACAGATTTGACATGGTCCAGGAAGTTGTGTACCAGCGGTGGCTTCACACATTGTTGAGGTGTGAAATCCAGGATAATCAAAGACAAAGTAGAAGGGCCTCAAGAAGAGATTGcaacatgagttcaagcaaaGAACTTTGTGAGGAAAAACATGCATCAACATCTGATATAAGTGACCTTGAGCTTGAAAGCGTCTCCTCCAGTGCCACATTAGAAGAGAGTGATGAAATTGAAACTACCACCTTTGCAAGCTCTTCTAGTAGCCAAAGTAGTAACAGTAGTATGAAAATGCAGGGATggagaaaaacaaaagattgGTGTAACAAAATTTCTTCAAAAGGTAGAAATCTTGGGAGCAGCCCTGGCCTAATACGTAGGTTATCCTTTTCCATGTCAAATATTGGATCATACGTATCCAAGCCAGGGAACAGTGGCAATACCCCAGTGATCAACCTACCCCAAAATGTCAATACTAATACAACATCCAAATTATTGGAGAGTCCAATAATaccaaagaagaaaagagtCTCTTTCAGCGATTCAGTTAAACTATCTACCCATCCACACATTCCAGAGCTTGTTGAGAATGCAATAGATGACAAAGAAAAAATATCTGGGAAGATCATGGAGCTGACTTCAAACGTGTTGAACTCCACCAACATTGATTCCATTGAAGAGAGTGAAGGTGCCAGGAATATAATTGTTCATTCAGATGAAGTGTATTCAAGGAATGAACCCATTTCTAGCATGCATGTCAGGGTCAAAATCACAATGGTGTATCTGGTggcatttttattcttttcactGATTCTGCTAGCGTGTGTCTGGATCAAATAA
- the LOC137821940 gene encoding protein CHUP1, chloroplastic-like isoform X3, producing MIIRVSFMIVASSVAAIRILRTKTSSSSARRKCTLNCSGSDGSSQQEFEEWENSTVKNEEKEIHFDMPKNLLTGEFKDLELLIGGEKMHNLTVKEIVQNLVSNYKWREEKLERKLLELNGLREEQSAIAQMQKQLEEKTEKVEFLEKTIASFESDSQIIRKKIRDDQMSKKQLDIAKKMINEMQRKKGDASPMREQILMLQQQVTEFQKFHSSGGNSSTNNKLKDVQHVEVEVLELKRRNKELELEKREAKVKLATTQARIRTEEEIGSRIEEEIAGLGHVHEELSELVETLQRNRFDMVQEVVYQRWLHTLLRCEIQDNQRQSRRASRRDCNMSSSKELCEEKHASTSDISDLELESVSSSATLEESDEIETTTFASSSSSQSSNSSMKMQGWRKTKDWCNKISSKGRNLGSSPGLIRRLSFSMSNIGSYVSKPGNSGNTPVINLPQNVNTNTTSKLLESPIIPKKKRVSFSDSVKLSTHPHIPELVENAIDDKEKISGKIMELTSNVLNSTNIDSIEESEGARNIIVHSDEVYSRNEPISSMHVRVKITMVYLVAFLFFSLILLACVWIK from the exons ATGATAATCAGAGTGAGCTTCATGATCGTAGCTTCTTCAGTTGCTGCAATAAGGATTTTGCGCACAAAAACCAGCTCTTCTTCTGCAAGGAGAAAGTGTACATTAAACTGTTCAG GAAGTGACGGGTCCTCACAACAAGAGTTTGAAGAGTGGGAAAATAGCACTGTTAAG AATGAAGAGAAGGAGATTCACTTTGACATGCCAAAAAATCTGCTAACAGGAGAATTTAAGGACTTGGAGCTGCTAATAGGTGGTGAGAAAATGCACAATCTTACAGTGAAGGAGATAGTGCAGAATTTGGTATCAAATTACAAGTGGAGAGAAGAAAAGCTTGAAAGGAAGCTTCTTGAATTGAATGGTCTAAGGGAAGAGCAATCTGCCATTGCTCAAATGCAAAAACAATTAGAGGAAAAGACAGAAAAAGTGGAGTTTCTTGAGAAGACCATTGCTTCCTTTGAGTCAGATAGTCAAATTATTCGGAAAAAAATAAGAGATGATCAGATGTCAAAAAAGCAGCTAGATATTgcaaagaaaatgataaatgagatgcaaaggaaaaagggtgatGCAAGTCCTATGAGGGAGCAGATATTGATGCTCCAACAGCAAGTGACCGAATTTCAGAAGTTTCATAGTTCAGGTGGAAATTCTTCTACAAATAACAAACTTAAAGATGTTCAACACGTTGAGGTGGAAGTTTTGGAACTGAAGAGGAGAAACAAAGAGCTTGAATTGGAAAAGAGGGAGGCGAAAGTTAAGTTGGCTACTACCCAAGCAAGAATCAGAACAGAG GAGGAAATAGGGTCCAGAATAGAAGAAGAAATTGCTGGTTTAGGACATGTGCATGAAGAACTCTCAGAGCTAGTTGAAACATTGCAGAGAAACAGATTTGACATGGTCCAGGAAGTTGTGTACCAGCGGTGGCTTCACACATTGTTGAGGTGTGAAATCCAGGATAATCAAAGACAAAGTAGAAGGGCCTCAAGAAGAGATTGcaacatgagttcaagcaaaGAACTTTGTGAGGAAAAACATGCATCAACATCTGATATAAGTGACCTTGAGCTTGAAAGCGTCTCCTCCAGTGCCACATTAGAAGAGAGTGATGAAATTGAAACTACCACCTTTGCAAGCTCTTCTAGTAGCCAAAGTAGTAACAGTAGTATGAAAATGCAGGGATggagaaaaacaaaagattgGTGTAACAAAATTTCTTCAAAAGGTAGAAATCTTGGGAGCAGCCCTGGCCTAATACGTAGGTTATCCTTTTCCATGTCAAATATTGGATCATACGTATCCAAGCCAGGGAACAGTGGCAATACCCCAGTGATCAACCTACCCCAAAATGTCAATACTAATACAACATCCAAATTATTGGAGAGTCCAATAATaccaaagaagaaaagagtCTCTTTCAGCGATTCAGTTAAACTATCTACCCATCCACACATTCCAGAGCTTGTTGAGAATGCAATAGATGACAAAGAAAAAATATCTGGGAAGATCATGGAGCTGACTTCAAACGTGTTGAACTCCACCAACATTGATTCCATTGAAGAGAGTGAAGGTGCCAGGAATATAATTGTTCATTCAGATGAAGTGTATTCAAGGAATGAACCCATTTCTAGCATGCATGTCAGGGTCAAAATCACAATGGTGTATCTGGTggcatttttattcttttcactGATTCTGCTAGCGTGTGTCTGGATCAAATAA
- the LOC137821940 gene encoding protein CHUP1, chloroplastic-like isoform X2 — MIIRVSFMIVASSVAAIRILRTKTSSSSARRKCTLNCSGSDGSSQQEFEEWENSTVKVNKVIQNEEKEIHFDMPKNLLTGEFKDLELLIGGEKMHNLTVKEIVQNLVSNYKWREEKLERKLLELNGLREEQSAIAQMQKQLEEKTEKVEFLEKTIASFESDSQIIRKKIRDDQMSKKQLDIAKKMINEMQRKKGDASPMREQILMLQQQVTEFQKFHSSGGNSSTNNKLKDVQHVEVEVLELKRRNKELELEKREAKVKLATTQARIRTEEEIGSRIEEEIAGLGHVHEELSELVETLQRNRFDMVQEVVYQRWLHTLLRCEIQDNQRQSRRASRRDCNMSSSKELCEEKHASTSDISDLELESVSSSATLEESDEIETTTFASSSSSQSSNSSMKMQGWRKTKDWCNKISSKGRNLGSSPGLIRRLSFSMSNIGSYVSKPGNSGNTPVINLPQNVNTNTTSKLLESPIIPKKKRVSFSDSVKLSTHPHIPELVENAIDDKEKISGKIMELTSNVLNSTNIDSIEESEGARNIIVHSDEVYSRNEPISSMHVRVKITMVYLVAFLFFSLILLACVWIK, encoded by the exons ATGATAATCAGAGTGAGCTTCATGATCGTAGCTTCTTCAGTTGCTGCAATAAGGATTTTGCGCACAAAAACCAGCTCTTCTTCTGCAAGGAGAAAGTGTACATTAAACTGTTCAG GAAGTGACGGGTCCTCACAACAAGAGTTTGAAGAGTGGGAAAATAGCACTGTTAAGGTTAATAAAGTCATACAG AATGAAGAGAAGGAGATTCACTTTGACATGCCAAAAAATCTGCTAACAGGAGAATTTAAGGACTTGGAGCTGCTAATAGGTGGTGAGAAAATGCACAATCTTACAGTGAAGGAGATAGTGCAGAATTTGGTATCAAATTACAAGTGGAGAGAAGAAAAGCTTGAAAGGAAGCTTCTTGAATTGAATGGTCTAAGGGAAGAGCAATCTGCCATTGCTCAAATGCAAAAACAATTAGAGGAAAAGACAGAAAAAGTGGAGTTTCTTGAGAAGACCATTGCTTCCTTTGAGTCAGATAGTCAAATTATTCGGAAAAAAATAAGAGATGATCAGATGTCAAAAAAGCAGCTAGATATTgcaaagaaaatgataaatgagatgcaaaggaaaaagggtgatGCAAGTCCTATGAGGGAGCAGATATTGATGCTCCAACAGCAAGTGACCGAATTTCAGAAGTTTCATAGTTCAGGTGGAAATTCTTCTACAAATAACAAACTTAAAGATGTTCAACACGTTGAGGTGGAAGTTTTGGAACTGAAGAGGAGAAACAAAGAGCTTGAATTGGAAAAGAGGGAGGCGAAAGTTAAGTTGGCTACTACCCAAGCAAGAATCAGAACAGAG GAGGAAATAGGGTCCAGAATAGAAGAAGAAATTGCTGGTTTAGGACATGTGCATGAAGAACTCTCAGAGCTAGTTGAAACATTGCAGAGAAACAGATTTGACATGGTCCAGGAAGTTGTGTACCAGCGGTGGCTTCACACATTGTTGAGGTGTGAAATCCAGGATAATCAAAGACAAAGTAGAAGGGCCTCAAGAAGAGATTGcaacatgagttcaagcaaaGAACTTTGTGAGGAAAAACATGCATCAACATCTGATATAAGTGACCTTGAGCTTGAAAGCGTCTCCTCCAGTGCCACATTAGAAGAGAGTGATGAAATTGAAACTACCACCTTTGCAAGCTCTTCTAGTAGCCAAAGTAGTAACAGTAGTATGAAAATGCAGGGATggagaaaaacaaaagattgGTGTAACAAAATTTCTTCAAAAGGTAGAAATCTTGGGAGCAGCCCTGGCCTAATACGTAGGTTATCCTTTTCCATGTCAAATATTGGATCATACGTATCCAAGCCAGGGAACAGTGGCAATACCCCAGTGATCAACCTACCCCAAAATGTCAATACTAATACAACATCCAAATTATTGGAGAGTCCAATAATaccaaagaagaaaagagtCTCTTTCAGCGATTCAGTTAAACTATCTACCCATCCACACATTCCAGAGCTTGTTGAGAATGCAATAGATGACAAAGAAAAAATATCTGGGAAGATCATGGAGCTGACTTCAAACGTGTTGAACTCCACCAACATTGATTCCATTGAAGAGAGTGAAGGTGCCAGGAATATAATTGTTCATTCAGATGAAGTGTATTCAAGGAATGAACCCATTTCTAGCATGCATGTCAGGGTCAAAATCACAATGGTGTATCTGGTggcatttttattcttttcactGATTCTGCTAGCGTGTGTCTGGATCAAATAA